In the genome of Paenibacillus sp. FSL R5-0766, one region contains:
- the htpG gene encoding molecular chaperone HtpG, whose amino-acid sequence MAKKEFQAESKRLLDMMINSIYTQREIFLRELISNSSDAIDKIYYRALTDDSLVFNKEDYFIKLTIDKENRTLTLTDTGIGMTQEELENNLGVIAKSGSLAFKKENEAKDGHNIIGQFGVGFYSAFMVADKLTVTSKTLGSDEAWKWESEGADGYTITPAEKDSVGTEIVLTIKENTEEDSYDEFLEEYRLRSIIKKYSDFIRYPIKMDVTGQRPKEGTENEFEEYQEEQTVNSMVPIWRKNKSELTEEDYNNFYMEKRYGFDKPLKHLHISADGAVVYNAILFIPENTPFDYYTKEYEKGLELYSNGVLIMDKCGDLLPDYFGFVKGMVDSEDLSLNISREMLQHDRQLSLIAKNIKNKIKSQLQSLLKDERENYEKFYQAFGRQLKYGVYSDYGVNKDTLQDLLLFTSSKESKLVSLDEYVSRMPEDQKYIYYASGESISRIEKLPQIEGVLEKGYEVLYFTDDIDEFAIKMITNYKEKEFKSISSGDLGIEDSADKEETDAQDNDNKELFEAMQAQLAGKVKAVKASKRLRSHPVCLSTEGELTIEMEKILKAMPNSENVQADKVLEINVNHDVFKSLKDAFAQDQEKLNLYTSLLYHQALLIEGLPIQDPVEFTNDICKVMV is encoded by the coding sequence ATGGCTAAAAAAGAATTCCAGGCAGAATCCAAACGTTTGCTGGATATGATGATCAACTCCATTTACACCCAAAGAGAAATCTTTTTGAGAGAATTGATCTCCAACTCCAGTGACGCCATTGATAAAATTTACTACAGAGCACTTACCGACGATTCGCTCGTTTTCAACAAAGAGGACTACTTCATCAAGCTCACGATTGACAAAGAAAACCGCACGCTCACACTGACGGATACCGGAATCGGGATGACGCAGGAAGAGCTGGAGAACAACCTGGGGGTTATCGCGAAGAGTGGTTCCTTGGCGTTCAAGAAGGAAAATGAAGCTAAAGATGGCCACAACATCATCGGACAATTCGGGGTTGGTTTCTACTCGGCATTTATGGTGGCGGACAAGCTCACCGTAACAAGTAAAACGCTGGGCAGCGACGAGGCTTGGAAATGGGAATCCGAAGGCGCGGATGGTTACACGATCACACCAGCTGAGAAAGATTCCGTAGGTACAGAGATCGTCCTGACGATCAAAGAAAATACCGAAGAAGATTCGTATGACGAATTTTTGGAAGAGTACCGCCTGAGATCCATCATCAAGAAATACTCCGACTTCATTCGCTACCCGATCAAGATGGATGTAACGGGTCAACGTCCAAAAGAGGGCACGGAGAACGAGTTCGAGGAATACCAAGAAGAACAAACCGTGAACAGCATGGTGCCGATCTGGCGTAAAAATAAAAGCGAATTGACCGAAGAAGATTACAATAACTTCTATATGGAAAAACGCTACGGTTTTGACAAACCGCTCAAACACTTGCATATCAGTGCAGATGGCGCAGTGGTATACAATGCGATCCTGTTCATTCCGGAGAACACGCCGTTTGATTACTATACCAAAGAGTATGAAAAAGGCCTTGAGCTATACTCCAACGGTGTATTGATCATGGATAAATGCGGGGATCTGTTGCCAGATTACTTCGGATTTGTCAAAGGTATGGTGGATTCAGAAGACCTGTCCCTGAACATCTCCCGTGAGATGTTGCAACATGACCGTCAGCTTAGCCTGATCGCGAAGAACATCAAGAACAAAATCAAGAGCCAACTGCAAAGCCTGCTGAAGGACGAGCGTGAGAACTACGAGAAGTTCTACCAAGCGTTTGGTCGTCAATTGAAATATGGTGTATACAGCGACTATGGTGTGAACAAGGATACTTTGCAGGATCTGCTGTTGTTCACGTCTTCCAAAGAGAGCAAGCTGGTGAGCCTGGACGAATACGTCTCCAGAATGCCGGAAGATCAGAAGTACATCTACTATGCATCCGGTGAATCGATTAGCCGTATTGAGAAGCTGCCACAGATCGAGGGTGTTCTTGAGAAAGGGTACGAAGTATTGTACTTTACCGATGACATCGACGAGTTTGCAATCAAGATGATCACGAACTACAAGGAGAAAGAATTCAAATCCATCTCCAGTGGTGACCTGGGTATCGAAGACAGCGCGGATAAAGAAGAAACGGACGCTCAGGACAACGACAACAAAGAGTTGTTTGAAGCGATGCAAGCTCAATTGGCAGGTAAAGTCAAAGCCGTTAAAGCTTCCAAACGCCTCAGAAGTCACCCGGTATGTTTGTCCACCGAAGGTGAGCTGACGATTGAAATGGAGAAAATCCTGAAAGCTATGCCGAACAGCGAAAACGTACAAGCCGACAAAGTGCTGGAAATCAACGTAAATCACGATGTTTTCAAATCGTTGAAAGACGCTTTCGCGCAGGATCAGGAGAAGCTGAACCTCTACACTAGCCTCCTGTACCACCAAGCATTGTTAATCGAAGGATTGCCAATTCAAGATCCAGTAGAGTTCACCAACGATATCTGTAAGGTGATGGTGTGA
- the dgt gene encoding dGTP triphosphohydrolase, with the protein MQWNDLREHRQYPELTKLDGSRAAYERDYSRLIHSPTFRRLQGKSQVFGAGTGDYYRTRLTHSLEVAQIAREAARSLIRRFPEVDWDRADNPGLIIDSEVVECAAIAHDFGHPPFGHKGEEVLDGILDDLINTEAKKIMKKSRSAKVPKVESEVRAELKRKYEHFEGNAHNFRLIMHLEKREDIDGLNLSDAVLLGINKYPYPGTESKKGMYHHEWQYIREIRDRWNVPAGKKTLEAQLMDLCDDIAYSSHDLEDGIKAGKIEVHEHFLQDPHVNRLIVDKITTLEDLFWNGWTREAIGQKVEEVLASFLRIWNEKMPFCEHDYSRTRREVKAYWVSFFVGSLGVIDDGDWKKVTFVREGAEDLDMLRTVSVLKSFAWVTMIRDLRVQRLQKRSEWMIKRLWDAFLDPETSKSIIPSDWLQRYEKDQAKAQPIWTWEHMVIDYIAGMTDAFAEKIYNELYGLKVGSIYDLD; encoded by the coding sequence ATGCAGTGGAACGATCTGAGAGAACATAGACAATATCCTGAATTAACCAAATTGGATGGATCTCGTGCAGCGTATGAACGGGACTATTCGAGACTGATTCATTCACCGACCTTCCGTCGGTTACAGGGCAAATCGCAGGTGTTTGGCGCAGGGACGGGTGATTATTATCGTACTCGCTTGACCCATTCCCTGGAGGTGGCACAGATTGCACGAGAGGCTGCCCGAAGTCTGATTCGCCGTTTTCCTGAGGTAGACTGGGACCGCGCGGACAACCCCGGCCTTATTATTGATTCAGAAGTGGTGGAGTGCGCTGCAATCGCACATGATTTTGGTCACCCGCCGTTTGGACATAAAGGTGAAGAAGTATTGGATGGCATTCTGGATGACCTCATCAACACCGAGGCTAAGAAAATCATGAAAAAAAGCCGCAGCGCCAAAGTTCCCAAGGTGGAGTCTGAAGTCCGTGCCGAGCTAAAACGGAAATACGAGCATTTTGAAGGCAATGCGCACAACTTCCGTCTCATTATGCACTTGGAGAAACGTGAAGATATCGACGGACTGAACCTGTCTGATGCGGTATTACTAGGAATCAACAAGTATCCGTACCCTGGGACAGAGAGCAAAAAAGGCATGTATCATCATGAGTGGCAATATATTCGGGAGATCCGTGATCGCTGGAACGTGCCGGCAGGCAAGAAGACGCTGGAAGCACAGTTGATGGACCTCTGCGACGATATTGCGTACTCCTCGCATGACCTGGAGGATGGCATCAAAGCAGGCAAAATTGAAGTACATGAGCATTTCCTGCAAGATCCGCATGTGAATCGACTGATTGTGGATAAGATTACAACGCTGGAGGATCTGTTCTGGAACGGATGGACCCGAGAAGCGATTGGGCAAAAGGTAGAAGAGGTCCTCGCTTCATTCCTGCGCATCTGGAATGAGAAGATGCCATTCTGCGAGCATGATTACTCGCGTACCCGCCGTGAGGTGAAAGCCTACTGGGTGAGCTTTTTTGTAGGCAGTCTGGGCGTTATTGACGACGGCGACTGGAAGAAGGTAACTTTTGTCCGTGAAGGGGCTGAAGACCTTGATATGCTGCGTACGGTGAGTGTGCTCAAGAGTTTTGCCTGGGTGACCATGATTCGTGACCTGCGTGTGCAGCGGCTACAGAAGCGCAGTGAGTGGATGATTAAGCGATTATGGGATGCATTCCTCGATCCGGAAACGTCCAAATCCATTATTCCATCTGACTGGCTGCAGCGGTATGAGAAGGATCAAGCCAAAGCCCAGCCAATCTGGACTTGGGAACACATGGTGATCGATTATATCGCAGGTATGACGGATGCATTTGCCGAGAAAATATATAATGAACTCTACGGTCTGAAGGTGGGTTCGATCTACGATCTGGATTAA
- a CDS encoding MsnO8 family LLM class oxidoreductase, whose product MSETFSLGVLDLVPRLNDATAEQALQQSVILAQHAEAWGYARYWTSEHHDMAELASASPEVLLSHIGARTTTIQLGSGAVLLPHYSPLKVAESFRLLAALYPGRIELGLGRAPGGGPHATMALSGNYLQHVSKLPESLAALTELLEDRYMYEDHPVTARPIPKLPLSLWMLGTNVKSAEFAARFGMGYVFGQFMSDADGTEAVRRYREGFTPSATMKEPEVMVAVSVLCAESETDAMAWSRDMAERREPNGKERSTEPNPSGIAGSDTNDEAVSDQNESVRHYAGTPEQVWARLLQVSSRLDTERLLLVTAGPDYERRLDSYRLLAEHKTAILN is encoded by the coding sequence ATGAGTGAGACGTTCAGTCTGGGCGTTCTTGACCTTGTTCCAAGGTTGAACGATGCCACAGCGGAGCAGGCGCTTCAACAATCGGTGATACTTGCGCAACATGCCGAGGCTTGGGGATACGCCCGATACTGGACGTCAGAGCATCATGATATGGCTGAACTGGCATCGGCCTCTCCCGAAGTACTGTTATCGCACATCGGAGCAAGGACAACAACGATCCAACTTGGCTCTGGTGCGGTCTTGTTGCCGCATTACAGCCCACTCAAGGTTGCGGAGTCATTCCGCCTGCTGGCTGCGCTCTATCCGGGGCGCATTGAGCTTGGGCTCGGACGTGCTCCTGGCGGTGGACCTCATGCCACGATGGCACTCAGTGGCAATTACTTGCAGCATGTGTCCAAGCTGCCTGAATCGCTCGCAGCACTCACAGAACTGCTCGAAGACCGCTACATGTACGAGGATCATCCCGTGACAGCTCGTCCGATTCCCAAGCTTCCGTTATCACTCTGGATGCTGGGAACTAACGTGAAGAGTGCAGAATTTGCGGCACGGTTTGGCATGGGATATGTATTCGGTCAATTCATGAGTGATGCCGATGGTACAGAGGCTGTAAGGCGATACCGAGAAGGGTTTACTCCTAGTGCAACGATGAAGGAGCCTGAGGTTATGGTGGCAGTCAGCGTATTGTGTGCCGAGTCAGAGACGGATGCGATGGCCTGGAGTCGTGACATGGCGGAGAGACGCGAGCCGAATGGGAAAGAACGTTCAACCGAGCCGAATCCAAGTGGTATCGCGGGCTCTGACACGAATGATGAGGCCGTTAGTGATCAAAATGAATCGGTTCGGCACTATGCAGGTACACCTGAGCAGGTATGGGCTCGATTGCTACAGGTGAGTAGTAGGCTGGATACGGAAAGGTTGCTTCTGGTTACGGCAGGACCAGATTATGAGCGCAGATTGGATTCATATCGATTGCTGGCTGAGCATAAGACAGCAATCCTGAACTAG
- a CDS encoding methyl-accepting chemotaxis protein gives MFSRFKIKSIGLRISIAFYLLILCLIVLSVTIVTRMNSIETNTNEITKNWMPSIQQINRLNYTTEHVLSLSYRHFDAEETDKAFLSEERTKYIRETTQAIKIYDQQEKSADELEHWTAFKNKWEAYLKINTQAIKLSDEGQTQLAKEVADKGADSFDTMQVDLDYLVEYNQEQSNLGAAQTIRSVQDGRLIIIIGVLVMIVITAISIPIIRSQVVKPLLRVISAVKLIAEGQLNVQDIHTKHEDEVGVLAKAVNDMKGNLTSMVLSVRRIAEAVNLQSGELAISSEEVKIGSRQIAVTMEESAKAAESQAETAVESARTVEVLNDHIQNHTEQGSQLRVMSDLVLEQGLNGRKAMEQSVQQMQQISGSVSASMNKMERLNRKNEDISKLVQVIHDIARQTNLLALNASIEAARAGESGRGFAVVASEVRKLSEAVQTSVEEITAITEDIQQESQGVVAELRTNVQETELGQEHVLTSGQLFRTINESVEGMVGVISTMTDGLAGMQEASGRMNDFSQQISAVSEQSAASVEEVSASAEEQVSSMETISGNIQSLKELSEDLLTSIEKLKI, from the coding sequence ATGTTCAGCAGATTTAAGATCAAGAGTATCGGTCTGCGTATCAGCATCGCGTTCTACTTATTAATCCTCTGTTTAATTGTTTTGAGTGTCACGATTGTCACCCGGATGAATTCAATTGAAACCAATACCAATGAAATTACGAAAAATTGGATGCCATCAATCCAGCAAATTAACCGGTTAAATTATACCACAGAGCATGTCCTGTCACTAAGTTATCGTCACTTTGACGCGGAAGAAACAGACAAGGCATTTTTGTCAGAAGAGCGTACAAAGTATATTCGTGAAACGACGCAGGCAATTAAAATCTATGATCAGCAGGAGAAGTCTGCGGATGAGCTCGAACATTGGACAGCGTTCAAGAACAAATGGGAGGCATATCTCAAGATTAATACGCAAGCGATCAAGTTGAGTGATGAGGGTCAGACACAGCTGGCGAAGGAAGTAGCTGATAAAGGAGCTGATTCCTTTGACACCATGCAAGTCGATCTTGATTATCTCGTGGAATACAATCAGGAACAATCCAATCTTGGGGCAGCCCAAACGATCAGATCGGTACAGGATGGTAGATTAATCATCATTATCGGTGTTCTTGTCATGATTGTCATTACAGCGATCAGCATTCCGATTATTCGTTCACAGGTCGTGAAACCACTGCTACGTGTCATTAGTGCGGTGAAACTGATTGCAGAAGGCCAATTGAATGTTCAGGACATACATACCAAACATGAGGATGAAGTCGGTGTTCTGGCCAAAGCGGTGAATGACATGAAAGGTAACCTGACTTCCATGGTTCTGAGCGTCAGACGAATTGCGGAAGCTGTGAATCTGCAAAGCGGGGAACTGGCAATATCCTCAGAAGAGGTTAAGATTGGTAGTCGCCAGATTGCTGTGACCATGGAAGAGTCAGCCAAGGCCGCAGAGAGCCAGGCAGAGACAGCCGTGGAATCAGCCCGTACGGTTGAAGTGTTGAATGATCACATTCAGAATCATACGGAACAAGGCAGCCAGTTGCGCGTCATGTCGGATCTTGTACTGGAGCAAGGGTTGAATGGTCGCAAGGCGATGGAACAATCAGTGCAGCAGATGCAACAGATTTCCGGTTCGGTCTCTGCTTCCATGAACAAGATGGAACGGTTGAATCGTAAAAATGAAGATATTTCCAAGCTGGTTCAGGTCATTCATGACATTGCACGCCAAACCAATCTGCTGGCATTAAATGCCTCCATTGAGGCAGCGCGTGCGGGAGAGAGTGGACGCGGATTCGCCGTAGTGGCATCAGAAGTGAGGAAGTTATCTGAGGCTGTGCAGACTTCGGTTGAAGAGATCACGGCGATTACCGAGGATATTCAGCAGGAGTCACAAGGGGTGGTTGCGGAATTACGTACGAACGTTCAGGAGACCGAACTGGGTCAGGAACATGTGCTTACTTCAGGTCAACTCTTCCGTACAATTAATGAATCGGTGGAAGGCATGGTTGGTGTCATCAGCACTATGACAGATGGACTGGCAGGCATGCAGGAAGCAAGCGGACGAATGAATGATTTTAGTCAGCAGATTTCCGCTGTTTCGGAACAATCGGCAGCGAGTGTGGAAGAAGTTTCTGCATCGGCGGAAGAGCAGGTAAGTTCCATGGAAACGATTAGCGGCAACATTCAAAGTCTGAAAGAATTATCAGAAGATTTGCTTACATCCATTGAAAAATTAAAAATATAA
- a CDS encoding RsmD family RNA methyltransferase, which yields MPDETLGMYATSGKHLYTFACHENEQELCMLELTTLLEPSSEIRMDMGSYVWSERCIPPGRSPFIHGRLDVIGEGETVMDLLPLAKNIHLLPNETFKVVCLKEGDQAPDYAQSRQLEKEVGMCIKGKAQMKQPKVTFGLIRTGEKWILGQWTEADRLWQIHRQKPQNYSTGFGITLARALVNIAVPRVENHRLLDPCCGMGTVVIEALSMGIDAKGNDLNPLAVRGARINLPHYGYDSDRITLGDMNELQDLYDAAILDMPYNLCSVLPDAEQRAMLESLRRLAKRAVIVSTEWVEEHLLEAEWTVKEYRTVHKGTFIRHIWLCV from the coding sequence TTGCCTGATGAAACGCTTGGTATGTACGCTACTTCTGGGAAACACCTCTACACCTTTGCTTGCCACGAGAACGAGCAAGAATTATGCATGCTGGAGCTGACTACGCTGCTTGAACCGAGTTCGGAGATCCGTATGGATATGGGGTCGTATGTGTGGTCCGAACGATGTATTCCACCTGGACGCAGTCCTTTTATCCATGGCAGACTAGACGTGATCGGCGAAGGGGAGACTGTGATGGATCTGCTTCCTCTTGCCAAAAATATTCACCTGTTGCCAAATGAGACATTCAAGGTAGTTTGTCTAAAAGAAGGGGATCAAGCCCCTGATTATGCACAGTCTCGTCAACTGGAAAAAGAAGTTGGCATGTGCATTAAAGGCAAGGCACAGATGAAACAACCTAAGGTGACTTTCGGCCTAATCCGAACAGGAGAAAAATGGATCTTGGGCCAGTGGACAGAAGCGGATCGATTATGGCAGATTCATCGGCAGAAGCCGCAAAATTACTCAACTGGATTTGGCATCACGCTTGCGAGAGCGCTGGTTAATATTGCTGTCCCGAGAGTAGAAAATCATCGATTGCTTGATCCATGCTGCGGTATGGGAACGGTTGTGATTGAAGCTTTATCCATGGGAATTGACGCAAAAGGTAACGATCTCAATCCGCTAGCTGTCCGAGGTGCACGTATCAATCTGCCGCATTATGGATATGATTCGGATCGAATCACACTGGGAGATATGAATGAACTGCAAGATTTGTATGATGCGGCAATTCTGGACATGCCCTATAATCTCTGCTCTGTACTTCCGGATGCTGAGCAACGAGCCATGCTGGAGAGTTTGCGCAGATTGGCAAAACGGGCAGTGATAGTTTCCACAGAGTGGGTAGAAGAGCACTTGCTGGAAGCAGAATGGACTGTAAAAGAGTACCGAACAGTACATAAAGGCACGTTTATACGTCATATTTGGCTGTGTGTGTAA
- a CDS encoding D-2-hydroxyacid dehydrogenase translates to MGKIVCFPSLSEEQQQRIQNAAPGYTLKFGKAKELDPAELKEAEIILGWSPLVTEHALKQDSLLKWVQVWSAGVDNLPFADLQQKNVQVTSANGVHAIPITEIILGMMLSHSRWLRQAMLHQQQAEWKAPAKPLPELHGKTAVIVGVGEIGTETARILKALGMHTIGVRRSGKDVPNVDKMYDMTGLHEALSQGDYVINILPLTDETKHIYDQTAFEQFRSGACFVNVGRGPSVKTEALLNALQNGQVAFAALDVFEEEPLPADHPLWGMDNVLITPHIAGSTEQYTNRAVDIFVKNLEAYVAGDTLPVNLVDYSHKY, encoded by the coding sequence ATGGGTAAAATTGTATGTTTTCCATCTCTATCAGAAGAACAGCAACAACGCATTCAGAATGCTGCACCGGGATACACCCTGAAATTCGGAAAAGCCAAGGAATTGGACCCCGCTGAGTTGAAAGAAGCTGAGATTATTCTCGGCTGGTCCCCACTCGTCACAGAACATGCGTTGAAACAGGACAGCCTGTTGAAGTGGGTTCAGGTCTGGTCTGCTGGTGTGGACAATCTCCCCTTCGCAGATTTGCAACAAAAGAACGTTCAGGTCACCAGTGCAAATGGAGTTCACGCGATTCCAATCACCGAAATTATTCTGGGCATGATGTTGTCCCACAGTCGCTGGCTAAGACAAGCTATGCTGCATCAACAGCAGGCCGAATGGAAAGCTCCTGCCAAACCACTGCCGGAACTGCATGGCAAAACAGCGGTCATCGTTGGTGTAGGTGAGATCGGTACGGAAACAGCCCGTATTCTCAAAGCACTCGGCATGCACACGATCGGAGTTCGCCGCTCAGGTAAGGATGTCCCCAATGTGGACAAAATGTACGACATGACCGGGCTGCATGAAGCCTTGAGCCAGGGCGATTATGTAATTAACATTTTACCGCTAACCGATGAAACCAAACATATATATGATCAAACTGCATTTGAGCAGTTCCGATCTGGTGCATGCTTCGTCAATGTGGGCCGTGGCCCCAGTGTGAAAACGGAAGCCTTGCTGAATGCGCTCCAAAACGGCCAAGTTGCCTTCGCCGCACTGGACGTGTTCGAAGAAGAACCACTTCCTGCAGACCACCCGCTATGGGGCATGGATAATGTGTTAATTACGCCTCATATCGCAGGAAGTACAGAGCAATACACGAATCGAGCAGTCGATATTTTCGTCAAAAATCTGGAAGCTTACGTTGCTGGCGATACCCTGCCGGTGAACCTTGTGGATTATAGTCATAAATATTAA
- the thpR gene encoding RNA 2',3'-cyclic phosphodiesterase, giving the protein MNNQSHQDHSSRRERLFVAIRLPVAVQQSLQMDARLVQNKLDFRKWTDHRDYHITLQFLGDTLVSDIGHLRKALRSAASGFQPFELQLSDWGTFGLEEAPKVLWKGVSGEREHLFSLQKQIVQATSPLGYEAELRPYAPHITIARKYLGQIPGNENKGVSGVLPEHATGANSWMVEDIVLYATRLGQSPMYEVVDTFTFS; this is encoded by the coding sequence ATGAATAACCAATCACATCAGGATCATTCATCCCGACGGGAAAGATTGTTTGTAGCAATTCGTCTTCCTGTTGCTGTTCAGCAGTCTCTTCAGATGGATGCGAGGCTTGTACAGAACAAGCTGGATTTTCGTAAATGGACAGATCATAGAGATTATCATATAACCTTGCAATTTCTGGGGGATACGTTAGTTAGTGACATCGGGCACCTGCGAAAAGCATTGCGCTCAGCAGCAAGCGGATTTCAGCCGTTTGAACTTCAGCTTTCCGACTGGGGCACATTTGGACTTGAAGAAGCACCTAAGGTGCTTTGGAAAGGTGTTAGCGGAGAGAGAGAGCACTTGTTTTCATTGCAAAAACAAATCGTGCAGGCGACTTCGCCCCTTGGGTATGAAGCAGAATTAAGACCGTATGCTCCCCACATTACCATTGCCAGAAAATATCTGGGACAGATTCCAGGTAATGAGAATAAAGGGGTATCTGGCGTGCTTCCGGAACATGCCACAGGTGCTAATTCATGGATGGTGGAGGACATTGTACTTTATGCGACAAGGCTGGGACAATCGCCAATGTATGAGGTCGTGGATACGTTCACTTTTTCCTGA
- a CDS encoding cell wall hydrolase, with protein MNIISKNRWVAPMLSVLLVCIVGVNVVQATGKWNEASDSKQMTELAASVQNNQTSTQEERRMMEDGTSLSSNLSVQTVAWTESLPAKNWLTTAQEEQELQEAKAKNKARAVAAAKAKKEAALKLAKVKRAKEVAAVTTPPQKLYFTRTKLLNQEDSKLATWSYSVSDKELHLLQKIVMAEAEGEPYEGKVAVANVVLNRLRSANFPDTIYKVIYQKSQFSPVANGRMKRVVPNEDSIKAVNAALNGKKEVADDTYYFLSLTLADDLTVARSQKKVKTIGHHTFYK; from the coding sequence ATGAACATTATAAGCAAAAATCGTTGGGTAGCACCGATGTTATCAGTGCTGCTTGTATGTATAGTGGGGGTAAATGTCGTTCAGGCGACGGGGAAGTGGAATGAAGCTAGTGATAGTAAACAGATGACCGAACTTGCGGCTTCTGTGCAAAATAACCAAACATCTACGCAAGAAGAGAGGCGCATGATGGAAGATGGGACAAGTCTGTCCTCTAATCTGTCTGTCCAAACCGTAGCGTGGACTGAATCTCTGCCAGCGAAGAACTGGCTTACGACTGCTCAAGAAGAGCAGGAACTGCAAGAAGCCAAGGCCAAGAACAAAGCTAGAGCGGTAGCTGCGGCCAAAGCCAAAAAAGAAGCTGCACTGAAATTGGCCAAAGTGAAACGTGCCAAAGAAGTCGCTGCTGTAACAACTCCCCCCCAAAAACTATACTTTACACGGACCAAACTTCTGAACCAGGAAGACTCGAAACTCGCAACCTGGTCATACAGTGTGTCCGATAAAGAACTGCATCTGCTGCAAAAAATCGTCATGGCAGAAGCGGAAGGTGAACCGTACGAAGGCAAAGTGGCAGTTGCCAATGTTGTCTTAAACCGGCTGCGGTCAGCCAATTTTCCCGATACCATTTACAAGGTCATCTATCAGAAATCCCAGTTTAGTCCTGTAGCGAACGGACGTATGAAACGTGTGGTTCCCAACGAGGACAGCATCAAAGCAGTGAATGCTGCGTTGAACGGGAAGAAGGAAGTTGCCGATGATACGTATTATTTCTTATCATTGACGCTTGCCGACGATCTGACAGTTGCCCGCTCGCAGAAAAAAGTAAAAACGATCGGTCATCATACTTTTTACAAGTAA
- a CDS encoding glycosyltransferase, which produces MRKPRVLLLSEGFGTGHTQAAHALAHGIKKVSPHVHSRVIELGKFLNPTVAPLIFSAYRKTLSVQPKLVSLLYRTQYNKSLNGFTKLALHRIFYTQTAQVVSQLKPDAVICTHPFPNAVISRLKRQGLNIPLYTVVTDYDVHGTWINPEVNKYLVSTPQVKALLEIRGVDPSHIQITGIPVHPDFWEAGDKVKLREEMGLQNMPTALLMGGGWGLSFDEDHMKALTSWADRVQLVFCLGSNEKMIAKMKEMPCFQHPNIRILGYTREVSKLMDVSDVLITKPGGMTCTEALAKGLPMLFIPPIAGQEEENCEYFVQAGYGQVIHSADVITNRFRQLVEQASTQTESPLNVAHISGNQSAYDPKCCAQAVHNLLFPTTAEVTKTSVERFTAGIAATSLSGTRIPF; this is translated from the coding sequence ATGCGAAAACCAAGAGTGCTCTTATTATCGGAAGGTTTCGGTACCGGTCACACTCAGGCCGCTCATGCGCTGGCACATGGCATCAAAAAAGTCAGTCCACATGTTCACAGTCGTGTCATTGAACTAGGCAAATTTTTGAACCCAACGGTAGCTCCACTAATTTTCTCTGCATATCGAAAGACACTATCGGTTCAACCCAAACTGGTCAGCCTGTTGTACCGCACACAGTACAATAAATCATTAAATGGTTTTACCAAGCTGGCGTTGCACCGAATTTTCTATACACAAACGGCACAGGTCGTATCCCAACTGAAACCCGATGCGGTCATCTGTACCCATCCTTTTCCGAATGCGGTCATCTCCCGGCTCAAACGCCAGGGTCTGAATATCCCGCTCTATACGGTCGTGACGGATTATGACGTGCACGGAACATGGATTAATCCGGAAGTGAACAAATATCTGGTCTCTACCCCTCAGGTCAAAGCATTGCTTGAGATTCGGGGTGTCGATCCCTCCCATATTCAGATCACGGGAATCCCTGTGCATCCAGACTTCTGGGAAGCAGGAGATAAGGTGAAGCTACGGGAAGAGATGGGGCTTCAGAACATGCCTACGGCGCTGCTAATGGGTGGTGGATGGGGACTTTCGTTTGATGAGGACCATATGAAAGCTCTCACGTCCTGGGCAGATCGTGTTCAATTGGTCTTCTGTCTAGGAAGCAATGAAAAAATGATCGCAAAAATGAAGGAAATGCCTTGCTTCCAGCATCCGAATATTCGTATTCTGGGATATACACGGGAAGTAAGCAAACTGATGGATGTATCCGATGTGCTGATTACGAAGCCAGGTGGCATGACATGCACTGAAGCGCTGGCCAAGGGTCTACCGATGTTGTTTATTCCTCCGATTGCAGGTCAAGAGGAAGAGAACTGTGAATACTTTGTACAAGCCGGATACGGCCAGGTCATTCATTCTGCCGACGTGATCACCAATCGTTTCAGACAACTAGTTGAGCAGGCATCTACTCAAACTGAAAGCCCGCTGAACGTAGCACATATTTCAGGTAACCAGTCGGCCTATGATCCGAAGTGCTGTGCTCAAGCTGTTCATAACTTATTGTTCCCGACTACAGCCGAAGTCACAAAAACCTCCGTGGAGCGCTTCACAGCCGGAATTGCTGCCACGTCCTTGTCAGGTACCAGAATACCATTCTGA